The following proteins come from a genomic window of Larimichthys crocea isolate SSNF chromosome XV, L_crocea_2.0, whole genome shotgun sequence:
- the LOC113747694 gene encoding uncharacterized protein LOC113747694, translated as MYIVIMIIKKLLMTLSIWSRSRPYRTIIVLLVIDFPLLKSSLIQCAEKQLQMYVYFVYNEVLFFSLPLYRSLSLPLSLPFCVCADNTLTSPEDSLHSYTLQHLCVCMCVWVCAKYECTALCICVCDLCVRPTGTGKAPVDPETLLARFPLSFPHPSSCALFLFGISLLSCVLTNFFHLIFSVFFLFIYYTTSFSFPNKSSPPVTLNIFPFFLVFLSVTHFILPCIYCFLSPHRSPLTLKLSLFPFSTQTYFLSLFLPLSASFPSHSSFLLQSILFVSPLSLSLSLTHSLLPHLSLSMFVSITPCSFLIIAAVMKPLKPKFSRHKEGFLIICHSSFPLDPSTSQTPKPNVFFFNAHVTLSPVCSVGVMWLISFSVLLRPSSL; from the coding sequence atgtatatagtCATAATGATCATAAAGAAGTtactcatgacactttccatatggagcaggtctagaccgtacagAACAATAATTGTGCTTCTTGTTATTGATTTTCCACTTTTAAAATCATCCCTCATTCAGTGTGCAGAGAAGCAGCTGCAGATGTATGTGTACTTTGTGTACAATGAAGTTTTATTCTTCAGCTTGCCTTTGTACcgatctctctccctccctctctctctccctttctgtgtgtgtgcggacaATACCTTGACTTCCCCAGAGGATTCTCTGCACTCCTATACATtacagcatctgtgtgtgtgtatgtgtgtgtgggtgtgtgcgaaGTACGAGTGCACagctctgtgtatttgtgtgtgcgacCTCTGTGTCCGTCCCACTGGCACCGGTAAAGCTCCCGTCGACCCAGAAACACTTCTGGCAAGATTCCCTTTGTCTTTTCCACACCCATCCTCATGTGCCCTCTTCCTTTTTGGTATTTCTCTCCTTTCATGTGTGCTCACAAACTtctttcatctcatcttttcagttttttttcttttcatatattATACCACCTCATTCTCATTTCCAAACAAAAGCAGCCCACCTGTCACTCTAAATATATTCCCCTTCTTCCTTGTTTTCTTATCTGTCACTCATTTTATTCTTCCCTGTATctattgttttctgtctccacaTCGCTCCCCTTTAACTCTcaaactctctctttttccattcTCCACccaaacatattttctttcattgtttctcCCTCTATCAGCCTCCTTTCCATCTCACTCGTCTTTTCTTCTGCAAagtatcttgtttgtttcccccctctctctctctctctctctcacacactctttgctcccccatctctctctgtctatgttTGTTTCAATTACACCATGCAGTTTTCTGATCATTGCAGCTGTAATGAAACCTCTAAAACCCAAGTTCTCTCGCCATAAAGAAGGCTTTCTCATCATCTGTcattcctcttttcctctggaCCCTTCTACCTCTCAAACCCCAAAGCCGaatgtcttcttcttcaacGCACACGTCACCCTGTCTCCGGTGTGTAGTGTGGGTGTTATGTGGCTGATTTCCTTCTCTGTTCTTCTAAGACCATCTTCACTCTAA